The genomic stretch CCAAGAAATATCTAATACTAAAATTGGTAAAGCAATCCATAGTGCATAATAGGCTATTTTAGAGATTACTAATTTTGTCCATTCTTTTGTAGGATTCGGAAATTTACCATAAGATAATTTTCTTTTTAAATACCTACGCATTTGTTTTACATCTGTAGTTATTGCCCAGTTTATTGTTAACAAACCGTACAAGAAAATAGAATAATATTTTTGAAATTTATGAATGTTAAACCATTTAGAATGTTGTGAGAAACGTATTATTCTACCCGCATCAATGTCTTCGTCATGACCTTCTACGTTTGTAAATGTATGGTGTAAAACATTGTGTTGCACTTTCCAGTTATACACGTTACCAGCTAAAATATAAATGCTGCTACCCATTAGTTTATTTACCCATTTTCTTTTAGAGAAAGATTCGTGGTTCGCATCGTGCATAACATTCATTCCAACGCCTGCCATACCAACACCTGTTAAAACCATTAATAAAGCCATTGCCCATTGTGGCATTGATACAGTTAAAACTAGTATAAAAGGAATTAAAAATAGAGAAAACATAATAATTGCCTTTGAGTACAATTTCCAGTTTCCGGTTCTTTTGATGTTATTTTCTTTAAAATAAGTATTTACTCTTTTATTTAGAGTTCTAAAAAATTTAGCTTTATCGACTCTAGAGAAAGTTATTGTTTTCATTCAGTGTTTTAATATTGATTTGCAAAAATAATCTTTTTGAAATTGCTTTTTATGATAAACGTCAGGTTTTGTTACTAATTGTTTGTTAACAATAACTATTTTTGCAATTCAAACATTACAAAGATGGATATCATTCACAAATATTTTAAAAATTTATCAGAAACACAAATAGCACAATTTAGCAAGTTGCAAGAATTGTACAAAGATTGGAATTTAAAAATTAATGTTGTTTCTAGAAAAGATATAGACGAGTTGTATTTACGTCACGTTTTACATTCTTTAGGTATTGCAAAAGTTATGCAGTTTAAACCAGGTTCTAAAGTTATGGATGTTGGTACTGGTGGTGGTTTTCCTGGAATTCCGTTAGCAATTTTATTTCCAGAAACTCAATTTCATTTAGTAGATTCTATTGGTAAAAAGATTAAAGTTGTAAATGAAGTTAAAGAAGGCTTAGGTTTAGAAAACGTAAAAACTTCGAATTGTAGAGTAGAAGAAATTAACGACACCTACGATTTTATTGTAAGTAGAGCAGTAGCACAAATGGAAACTTTTGTTGGTTGGACAAAAGGTAAAATTGCTAAAAAGCAAAATCACGATTTAAAAAACGGAATTTTATATTTAAAAGGAGGTGATTTGTCTGAAGAGCTTAAATTATATACTTCTGCAACAATTTATGATTTGCCAGATTATTTTGAAGAAGATTTTTTCGAAACAAAAAAAGTAGTGCATTTAGGCATGAAGTTTAAAGGCTAATCACCTAACAAATCATTAGTAAACGAGTTTGCCCTTTTTCTTTTGGCGCTCTGTGTATACAAGGTAAAACTTTGCTTGTAGGATGATCTACAGCTAATTTCCAGAAATTTCCAATGCCCAAATTTGTAATTTGTGCGTTGGGATTTGCTTGGTAATGCAAATCAAAATAAAAG from Polaribacter marinaquae encodes the following:
- a CDS encoding fatty acid desaturase family protein, which encodes MKTITFSRVDKAKFFRTLNKRVNTYFKENNIKRTGNWKLYSKAIIMFSLFLIPFILVLTVSMPQWAMALLMVLTGVGMAGVGMNVMHDANHESFSKRKWVNKLMGSSIYILAGNVYNWKVQHNVLHHTFTNVEGHDEDIDAGRIIRFSQHSKWFNIHKFQKYYSIFLYGLLTINWAITTDVKQMRRYLKRKLSYGKFPNPTKEWTKLVISKIAYYALWIALPILVLDISWWKVIIGFFVMHYTAGMILSLVFQLAHIVPNTDMPLPDKDGNLEHTWAVHQLYTTSNFAPSNWLVNFYTGGLNHQVEHHIFPHISHVHYNKLAKIVKETASEFNLPYNEYDTMRKAIIEHFRHLGVLGKNPEIA
- the rsmG gene encoding 16S rRNA (guanine(527)-N(7))-methyltransferase RsmG — its product is MDIIHKYFKNLSETQIAQFSKLQELYKDWNLKINVVSRKDIDELYLRHVLHSLGIAKVMQFKPGSKVMDVGTGGGFPGIPLAILFPETQFHLVDSIGKKIKVVNEVKEGLGLENVKTSNCRVEEINDTYDFIVSRAVAQMETFVGWTKGKIAKKQNHDLKNGILYLKGGDLSEELKLYTSATIYDLPDYFEEDFFETKKVVHLGMKFKG